The following coding sequences are from one Triticum dicoccoides isolate Atlit2015 ecotype Zavitan chromosome 4A, WEW_v2.0, whole genome shotgun sequence window:
- the LOC119289407 gene encoding 4-hydroxyphenylacetaldehyde oxime monooxygenase-like, with amino-acid sequence MHACINHSTSTYSAIATPLYKPHTYGSTGQQHLHRSAMAISLLLLAGFLLAVVSYLLVTRRGNEERGLRLPPGPARVPLLGNLHQLGPLPHHSLRDLAGRHGPVMLLRLGAARAVVVSSAAAARDVMRAHDADCCSRPASPGPARLSYGRKSVAFSPYGAYWRDMRRLFASELVGARGVAAAWAARRQQVDRLMSALGNATGPVALDEHVFRVADGIIGTVAYGSVYGAEAFARKYERFQHVLFEGMDMSASFSAEDFFPNAAGRLVDRLVGVVARRERIFRDLDGFFEEVLEHHQDPARPKPESGGGDLVDALVGLCEEHGFTRDHVKAVLMDAFLGGIDTSSVTILWAMSELMRKPRVLKTAQEEIRAAVGGNGNKELWRVQPDDLPKLTYLKMVVKETLRLHPPATLLLPRETLRRVEIGGYEVPAGTRVVVNAWAIGREAASWGPDAEEFEPERFEADGRHGKVDFRGAHMELVPFGAGRRICPGLAMGVANVEYTLANMLCGFEWAVPEGEEVSMEETGALTFHRKTPLVLLPTPYVPSA; translated from the coding sequence atgcatgcatgcatcaaccaTTCAACCTCCACGTACAGTGCCATTGCCACTCCGCTTTATAAACCCCATACATACGGATCCACGGGGCAGCAGCACCTTCACCGATCGGCAATGGCGATatcactcctcctcctggccggcttcCTCCTTGCCGTTGTCTCCTACCTGCTGGTGACGAGGCGCGGCAACGAGGAAAGAGGACTGAGGCTGCCGCCGGGTCCGGCGCGGGTGCCGCTGCTCGGCAACCTGCACCAGCTAGGCCCGCTGCCACACCACAGCTTGCGCGACCTGGCCGGGCGGCACGGCCCCGTCATGCTCCTGCGCCTCGGCGCGGCGCGAGCGGTGGTGGTTTCGTCCGCCGCGGCGGCGCGCGACGTCATGAGGGCCCACGACGCCGACTGCTGCAGCCGACCTGCGTCGCCAGGCCCCGCGCGCCTCTCATACGGCCGCAAGAGCGTCGCCTTCTCGCCCTACGGTGCCTACTGGCGCGACATGCGCAGGCTCTTCGCCTCCGAGCTCGTCGGGGCTCGTGGCGTCGCCGCCGCCTGGGCCGCGCGGCGGCAGCAGGTGGACAGGCTCATGTCCGCCCTGGGCAACGCGACGGGACCGGTGGCGTTGGACGAGCACGTGTTCCGCGTCGCCGACGGCATCATCGGCACGGTGGCGTACGGGAGCGTGTACGGTGCGGAGGCCTTCGCGCGCAAGTACGAGCGGTTCCAGCACGTGCTGTTCGAGGGCATGGACATGTCGGCCAGCTTCTCGGCCGAGGATTTCTTCCCCAACGCCGCCGGCCGCCTCGTCGACCGGCTCGTCGGCGTCGTCGCGCGGCGGGAGAGGATCTTCAGAGACCTGGACGGCTTCTTCGAGGAGGTGCTGGAGCATCACCAGGACCCCGCGCGCCCCAAGCCGGAGAGCGGCGGCGGCGACCTCGTGGACGCCCTGGTCGGCCTCTGCGAGGAGCATGGCTTCACGAGGGACCACGTCAAGGCCGTCCTGATGGACGCGTTCCTCGGCGGCATCGACACGAGCTCCGTGACGATCCTGTGGGCGATGTCGGAGCTCATGAGGAAGCCGCGCGTGCTGAAGACGGCGCAGGAGGAGATCCGGGCCGCGGTCGGCGGCAACGGCAACAAGGAGCTGTGGCGGGTGCAGCCGGACGACCTGCCCAAGCTGACgtacctgaagatggtggtgaaggaGACGCTGCGGCTGCACCCGCCGGCGACGCTGCTGCTGCCGCGGGAGACGCTGCGGAGGGTGGAGATCGGCGGCTACGAGGTGCCAGCGGGAACGCGGGTGGTGGTGAACGCGTGGGCGATCGGGAGGGAGGCGGCGAGCTGGGGGCCGGACGCGGAGGAGTTCGAGCCGGAGAGGTTCGAGGCGGACGGGAGGCACGGCAAGGTGGACTTCCGCGGCGCGCACATGGAGCTGGTGCCgtttggcgcggggcggcggatctGCCCCGGGCTGGCCATGGGCGTGGCGAACGTGGAGTACACTCTGGCCAACATGCTGTGTGGCTTCGAGTGGGCGGTGCCGGAGGGGGAGGAGGTGAGCATGGAGGAGACCGGCGCGCTGACCTTCCACCGCAAGACCCCGCTGGTGCTCCTGCCCACCCCATACGTGCCTTCAGCTTGA